One window from the genome of Amaranthus tricolor cultivar Red isolate AtriRed21 chromosome 9, ASM2621246v1, whole genome shotgun sequence encodes:
- the LOC130823793 gene encoding ATP-dependent 6-phosphofructokinase 6-like produces the protein MEPKIVTGNGGYTLDDVPHLSDYLSNLPTYPNPLQNNPSYSVTKQYFVDDDDTVVQKAVQHKDGPRGLHFRRQGPRQKVYYSPDEVTACIVTCGGLCPGLNTVIRELVCGLDYMYGVKNILGIQGGYQGFYARNTITLTPKSVDSIHKRGGTILGSSRGGYVLSKIVDSIQDRRINQVYIIGGDGTQKGASVIYQEVRKRGLKVSVIGIPKTIDNDIPIIDKSFGFDTAVEEAQRAINAAHTEAESVENGIGLVKLMGRDSGFIAMYATLASRDVDCCLIPESPFYLEGPGGLYEFIARKLRDNGHMVIVVAEGAGEKLEERDASGNKAFKDVGLWLSHTIKEHFAQTNLNITLKYIDPTYMIRAVPANASDNVYCTVLAQSAIHGAMAGYTGYTVGPVNGRQCYIPFYRIIEKPNKVVITDRMWARLLSSTNQPSFMNPPKDTVVGGKPTESIMPSNSFEKPSENENHVDDQHPGVNGSI, from the exons ATGGAACCCAAAATCGTTACTGGAAATGGTGGTTATACTCTTGATGATGTTCCTCACTTGTCTGATTATCTCTCTAATCTTCCT ACATACCCAAATCCACTACAAAACAATCCTTCATATTCGGTAACCAA GCAATACTTTGTGGATGATGATGACACTGTTGTTCAAAAG GCTGTTCAACATAAAGATGGTCCAAGAGGCTTACATTTTCGACGTCAAGGTCCTCGACAGAAG GTGTATTATTCACCAGACGAAGTAACGGCATGTATTGTTACATGTGGAGGTCTTTGCCCGGGCCTTAACACTGTAATCAGAGAGTTAGTTTGTGGGTTGGATTACATGTATGGAGTGAAAAACATCTTGGGAATTCAA GGTGGCTACCAAGGGTTCTACGCTCGAAATACCATAACATTGACGCCTAAGTCTGTCGACAGTATCCATAAACGGGGTGGAACTATCCTCGGTTCATCAAGAGGTGGCTATGTGCTTTCCAAAATAGTTGATAGCATACAGGACCGGCGTATTAATCAG GTGTACATAATTGGAGGAGATGGAACTCAAAAGGGTGCGTCAGTTATATATCAG GAAGTACGAAAACGGGGTCTTAAGGTCTCGGTCATAGGAATCCccaaaactattgacaatgacATCCCG ATCATCGACAAATCTTTTGGGTTTGATACAGCTGTGGAGGAGGCACAACGTGCTATAAATGCAGCACACACTGAAGCCGAAAGTGTTGAGAATGGTATCGGTCTTGTCAAGTTAATGGGTCGTGATAGCG GATTCATTGCAATGTATGCAACCCTTGCTAGTCGAGATGTTGACTGTTGTTTGATCCCGGAATCACCCTTCTATCTCGAAGGGCCTGGCGGGCTCTATGAGTTCATTGCCAGAAAACTGAGAGACAACGGTCACATGGTTATTGTCGTAGCTGAAGGCGCTGGTGAGAAGCTTGAAGAACGAGATGCTTCTGGAAATAAGGCTTTTAAAGATGTTGGTCTCTGGTTGTCTCACACGATTAAG GAACATTTTGCCCAAACAAATCTGAACATAACTCTTAAATACATAG ACCCTACGTATATGATCCGAGCAGTTCCCGCAAATGCATCAGACAATGTATACTGCACAGTTCTCGCTCAAAGTGCCATTCATGGGGCCATGGCTGGTTACACTGGTTACACTGTTGGGCCAGTTAATGGAAGGCAATGCTATATACCTTTCTAT CGCATCATTGAGAAACCGAACAAGGTTGTGATCACGGACAGAATGTGGGCTAGGCTTTTATCTTCAACTAATCAACCGAGTTTTATGAATCCTCCCAAGGATACCGTTGTCGGTGGAAAGCCGACCGAGAGTATAATGCCATCCAATTCTTTTGAAAAGCCGAGTGAGAATGAAAATCATGTCGATGATCAACATCCAGGTGTGAATGGATCTATATAG
- the LOC130823794 gene encoding glutathione hydrolase 3 isoform X2 — MLRRGGHAIDAAVATALCVGVVNPMASGIGGGAFMVVRSASTSEALAFDMRETAPAAASENMYKNDPKTKVSGPLSMGVPGELAGLHEAWKKYGRLPWKTLFQPAIQLAKNGFKIHGYLGNDIIKHQNTIKADPGLRQVFAPNGKLLQTGDICYNLKLAESLEAVAEQGPEVFYNGTVGERLVKDVKKAGGILTMDDLRNYKVRVNNALTVDVMGYRILGMPPPSSGTLGIAMILNILSNYGSTNAIEGPLGLHRLIEAMKHMLAIRMNLGDPAFVNVTKYMSDMTSPSFAKEIWHKIYDKTTFPPEYYLSRWNQVQDNGTSHFCIVDAERNAVSVTTTVNYPFGGGVLSPSTGIVLNNEMDDFSTPTEDSPDTLPPAPANFIQPGKRPLSSMTPLVILKDDQLAGVIGGSGGMNIIPAVIQVFLNHFIQGMDPLTAVQSARVYHKLIPNVVSYENVTVLDGEHIELPEQTRLFLEKRGHQVKPIGIAAICQLIVQTFESSVDLGHKTGRKFIGDTYLGTLTAVSDPRKDGRPAAI, encoded by the exons ATGCTGCGACGAGGAGGACACGCTATTGATGCTGCAGTTGCAACTGCATTATGTGTTGGAGTTGTGAATCCAATGGCAAGTGGGATTGGTGGGGGAGCTTTCATGGTTGTTAGGTCTGCTTCAACTTCTGAAGCTTTAGCTTTTGATATGAGAGAAACTGCTCCTGCAGCTGCATCTGAG AACATGTACAAGAATGATCCTAAGACAAAGGTTTCAGGCCCCTTGTCAATGGGTGTACCTGGAGAGCTAGCAGGTCTGCACGAAGCATGGAAAAAGTATGGCCGATTGCCATGGAAAACTCTTTTCCAACCTGCCATACAGTTAGCTAAAAACGGCTTCAAAATTCATGGCTATCTCGGGAATGACATCATTAAACACCAGAATACTATTAAGGCAGATCCAGGCTTGAGGCAAGTGTTTGCACCAAATGGGAAACTCTTGCAGACAGGAGATATATGCTACAATCTAAAGCTTGCTGAAAGCTTAGAGGCTGTAGCAGAACAAGGACCGGAAGTTTTCTACAATGGGACTGTTGGTGAAAGGTTGGTGAAGGATGTGAAAAAGGCTGGTGGGATTCTAACAATGGATGATCTCAGGAATTACAAAGTGAGAGTAAACAATGCTTTAACAGTTGATGTAATGGGTTATAGAATCCTCGGAATGCCACCTCCTTCAAGCGGAACATTGGGAATCGCCATG ATTTTAAACATACTTAGTAACTATGGAAGCACCAATGCGATTGAAGGACCTTTAGGTTTACATAGACTGATTGAGGCAATGAAGCATATGCTTGCTATCCGAATGAACTTGGGTGACCCTGCTTTTGTTAACGTAACTAAGTATATGTCCGACATGACTTCACCGTCTTTTGCAAAGGAAATTTGGCATAAGATATATGATAAGACAACTTTCCCTCCTGAGTACTACCTTAGCAG GTGGAATCAAGTACAAGATAATGGAACGAGCCATTTTTGCATTGTTGATGCAGAGAGAAATGCAGTATCAGTTACAACAACCGTAAACTATCCTTTTGGAGGCGGAGTACTGTCGCCTTCTACTGGGATCGTATTAAATAATGAAATGGATGATTTTTCGACTCCTACAGAAGATAGTCCTGACACTCTCCCACCCGCTCCAGCAAATTTTATACAACCAGGGAAAAGACCATTGTCTTCCATGACTCCCCTTGTTATTCTCAAG GATGATCAATTGGCTGGAGTCATTGGTGGTAGTGGTGGGATGAACATAATTCCAGCAGTGATCCAGGTTTTCCTCAACCATTTTATTCAGGGAATGGATCCTCTTACGGCTGTTCAAAGTGCAAGAGTCTATCATAAG CTTATTCCAAATGTAGTGTCATATGAGAATGTGACTGTCCTTGACGGGGAGCACATCGAACTCCCCGAACAAACAAGATTGTTCTTGGAAAAGAGGGGTCATCAAGTGAAGCCTATAGGAATTGCAGCAATCTGCCAGCTTATTGTACAAACATTTGAAAGTTCTGTTGATTTGGGCCACAAAACGGGAAGGAAGTTTATTGGTGATACATATTTAGGAACTCTTACTGCAGTAAGTGATCCCAGAAAAGATGGAAGACCTGCAGCCATCtga
- the LOC130823365 gene encoding leghemoglobin 29-like, which produces MKGDSNKTERNRRSKKVQFMIGLRGNIDLFQIIFSVIFLDVLNFTRQAVSSIWFLCKQVNRMMTVKKSWQQHTLLATPVVCLTLKFVFLKHLGATHLKYGVVDEHLKYGVVDEHFEVTRFALLEMIKEGVPEMWSEEMKNAWTEAFNPKVYLRGYIKMDGRVNFKELEMFGCC; this is translated from the exons ATGAAGGGTGATAGTAATAAGACTGAAAGAAATAGAAGGAGTAAGAAGGTACAATTTATGATAGGCTTAAGAG GGAACATAGACTTATTTCAGATTATTTTTTCAGTAATTTTTCTTGATGTTCTGAATTTCACTAGACAAGCTGTCTCTTCTATCTGGTTTTTATGTAAGCAG GTGAATCGGATGATGACCGTGAAGAAGTCTTGGCAGCAGCACACTTTGCTTGCTACTCCAGTTGTATGTCTCACTCTGAAATTTGTGTTTCTGAAGCATTTGGGTGCTACACACTTAAAATATGGAGTTGTTGATGAACACTTAAAATATGGAGTTGTTGATGAACATTTTGAG GTGACAAGATTCGCGCTTTTGGAAATGATAAAAGAGGGGGTACCGGAGATGTGGTCAGAAGAGATGAAGAATGCATGGACTGAAGCTTTTAATCCAAAAGTATATCTTAGGGGATATATAAAAATGGATGGCAGAGTAAATTTTAAAGAACTAGAGATGTTTGGTTGTTGTTGA
- the LOC130823794 gene encoding glutathione hydrolase 3 isoform X1, protein MGIPPANSISDTENPLLGIHKNDTPIPFPKPKRAKFVILFAFLILTGLAFGSSKTSWLSKTQQNFNGEVHIGDPEIVESAKGVVAADDARCSKVGASMLRRGGHAIDAAVATALCVGVVNPMASGIGGGAFMVVRSASTSEALAFDMRETAPAAASENMYKNDPKTKVSGPLSMGVPGELAGLHEAWKKYGRLPWKTLFQPAIQLAKNGFKIHGYLGNDIIKHQNTIKADPGLRQVFAPNGKLLQTGDICYNLKLAESLEAVAEQGPEVFYNGTVGERLVKDVKKAGGILTMDDLRNYKVRVNNALTVDVMGYRILGMPPPSSGTLGIAMILNILSNYGSTNAIEGPLGLHRLIEAMKHMLAIRMNLGDPAFVNVTKYMSDMTSPSFAKEIWHKIYDKTTFPPEYYLSRWNQVQDNGTSHFCIVDAERNAVSVTTTVNYPFGGGVLSPSTGIVLNNEMDDFSTPTEDSPDTLPPAPANFIQPGKRPLSSMTPLVILKDDQLAGVIGGSGGMNIIPAVIQVFLNHFIQGMDPLTAVQSARVYHKLIPNVVSYENVTVLDGEHIELPEQTRLFLEKRGHQVKPIGIAAICQLIVQTFESSVDLGHKTGRKFIGDTYLGTLTAVSDPRKDGRPAAI, encoded by the exons ATGGGGATTCCTCCTGCTAATTCTATTTCAGACACTGAAAATCCACTTCTGGGAATTCATAAAAATGATACTCCTATTCCATTTCCCAAGCCTAAAAGGGCcaaatttgtcattttatttgCTTTCCTCATTCTTACAG GCCTTGCTTTTGGGAGCAGCAAGACTTCTTGGTTGTCAAAAACACAGCAGAATTTCAATGGGGAAGTACATATTGGTGACCCTGAGATTGTGGAGTCAGCTAAAGGGGTTGTTGCAGCTGATGATGCCCGCTGCTCGAAGGTTGGAGCATCGATGCTGCGACGAGGAGGACACGCTATTGATGCTGCAGTTGCAACTGCATTATGTGTTGGAGTTGTGAATCCAATGGCAAGTGGGATTGGTGGGGGAGCTTTCATGGTTGTTAGGTCTGCTTCAACTTCTGAAGCTTTAGCTTTTGATATGAGAGAAACTGCTCCTGCAGCTGCATCTGAG AACATGTACAAGAATGATCCTAAGACAAAGGTTTCAGGCCCCTTGTCAATGGGTGTACCTGGAGAGCTAGCAGGTCTGCACGAAGCATGGAAAAAGTATGGCCGATTGCCATGGAAAACTCTTTTCCAACCTGCCATACAGTTAGCTAAAAACGGCTTCAAAATTCATGGCTATCTCGGGAATGACATCATTAAACACCAGAATACTATTAAGGCAGATCCAGGCTTGAGGCAAGTGTTTGCACCAAATGGGAAACTCTTGCAGACAGGAGATATATGCTACAATCTAAAGCTTGCTGAAAGCTTAGAGGCTGTAGCAGAACAAGGACCGGAAGTTTTCTACAATGGGACTGTTGGTGAAAGGTTGGTGAAGGATGTGAAAAAGGCTGGTGGGATTCTAACAATGGATGATCTCAGGAATTACAAAGTGAGAGTAAACAATGCTTTAACAGTTGATGTAATGGGTTATAGAATCCTCGGAATGCCACCTCCTTCAAGCGGAACATTGGGAATCGCCATG ATTTTAAACATACTTAGTAACTATGGAAGCACCAATGCGATTGAAGGACCTTTAGGTTTACATAGACTGATTGAGGCAATGAAGCATATGCTTGCTATCCGAATGAACTTGGGTGACCCTGCTTTTGTTAACGTAACTAAGTATATGTCCGACATGACTTCACCGTCTTTTGCAAAGGAAATTTGGCATAAGATATATGATAAGACAACTTTCCCTCCTGAGTACTACCTTAGCAG GTGGAATCAAGTACAAGATAATGGAACGAGCCATTTTTGCATTGTTGATGCAGAGAGAAATGCAGTATCAGTTACAACAACCGTAAACTATCCTTTTGGAGGCGGAGTACTGTCGCCTTCTACTGGGATCGTATTAAATAATGAAATGGATGATTTTTCGACTCCTACAGAAGATAGTCCTGACACTCTCCCACCCGCTCCAGCAAATTTTATACAACCAGGGAAAAGACCATTGTCTTCCATGACTCCCCTTGTTATTCTCAAG GATGATCAATTGGCTGGAGTCATTGGTGGTAGTGGTGGGATGAACATAATTCCAGCAGTGATCCAGGTTTTCCTCAACCATTTTATTCAGGGAATGGATCCTCTTACGGCTGTTCAAAGTGCAAGAGTCTATCATAAG CTTATTCCAAATGTAGTGTCATATGAGAATGTGACTGTCCTTGACGGGGAGCACATCGAACTCCCCGAACAAACAAGATTGTTCTTGGAAAAGAGGGGTCATCAAGTGAAGCCTATAGGAATTGCAGCAATCTGCCAGCTTATTGTACAAACATTTGAAAGTTCTGTTGATTTGGGCCACAAAACGGGAAGGAAGTTTATTGGTGATACATATTTAGGAACTCTTACTGCAGTAAGTGATCCCAGAAAAGATGGAAGACCTGCAGCCATCtga